In Streptomyces nojiriensis, one genomic interval encodes:
- a CDS encoding putative bifunctional diguanylate cyclase/phosphodiesterase, whose amino-acid sequence MKPTESADPSPEFGGELPSMRAGRAGRPGVLGARTPETRPVPTHAGGQERRGVLPFIVVGLAVTVLTVGIVSALSGRHALFPGGPVGWALALLTGIIVGHLVALGRDRWWGGTGSGAALTLGVLILYGWVPAGLVSLAVVSLVGAARRHRWRQGLLHGSVDILGIGAGALVLAAFGEVPSVETPWLPASWGLEAVPEVVFVAVAYLLATRFLLWIALAPRGDGLPTVARTALLRQALVAVALLGIAPLICVVAVSRPVLLPLFAVPLIALDSTLWIARARAEEQLRDPLTGLPNRQWLLERAWSALDEAERSGTRAALVLIDLDRFRAVNDTLGHLAGDRLLLQIAERLRQALPEDAEAARLGGDEFAVLLPFADSTTSAQRIARHLVAELSSPLDLDGLTLVLEASAGLAVFPDHALDAEGLLRRADVAMYQAKRDRTGVEVYESKRDSNTPDRLGLLGDLRRALDAGEVELHYQPKVRFDGQVAGLEALVRWVHPERGRVSPDEFIAIAETSGLMPHLTEYVLETALAQVARWRAQGLKVPVAVNVSPRDVHTPGFAGAVAARLARHGVPASGLQLEITEHVLLEDPQRAADTMAGLTGHGVKMSLDDFGTGYSSLVHLRRLPVSELKIDRSFVGRLAVDAQDAEIVRCTVDLAHSLGLLVVAEGVEDDETWERLRDLGCDAVQGWLVAAAMPPQEATAWLLARGERGWRRPADITAELAAAEADAV is encoded by the coding sequence ATGAAACCCACCGAAAGCGCCGACCCGTCACCTGAATTCGGCGGGGAGCTCCCGTCCATGCGGGCGGGCAGGGCGGGCAGGCCCGGTGTCCTGGGTGCCAGGACACCGGAGACCCGACCGGTCCCCACCCACGCGGGCGGGCAGGAGCGGCGCGGTGTGCTGCCCTTCATCGTCGTGGGCCTCGCCGTCACGGTGCTCACCGTCGGCATCGTCTCCGCGCTGAGCGGTCGTCATGCGCTGTTCCCCGGCGGGCCGGTCGGCTGGGCCCTGGCCCTCCTCACCGGCATCATCGTCGGCCACCTCGTCGCCCTCGGCCGCGACCGCTGGTGGGGCGGCACCGGATCGGGCGCCGCGCTCACCCTCGGCGTCCTCATCCTCTACGGATGGGTGCCCGCCGGACTGGTCTCGCTGGCCGTGGTCTCCCTGGTCGGGGCCGCGCGCCGGCACCGCTGGCGGCAGGGGCTGCTGCACGGCTCCGTGGACATCCTCGGCATCGGCGCCGGGGCCCTCGTACTCGCCGCCTTCGGCGAGGTGCCCTCCGTCGAGACCCCCTGGCTCCCGGCCTCCTGGGGGCTGGAGGCGGTCCCCGAGGTCGTCTTCGTCGCCGTCGCCTACCTGCTCGCCACCCGGTTCCTGCTCTGGATCGCCCTGGCGCCGCGCGGCGACGGCCTGCCCACCGTTGCCCGCACGGCCCTGCTCCGGCAGGCCTTAGTAGCCGTGGCGCTGCTCGGCATCGCCCCCCTGATCTGCGTCGTCGCCGTCAGCAGGCCGGTCCTGCTGCCGCTGTTCGCCGTACCGCTGATCGCCCTGGACTCCACCCTGTGGATCGCCCGGGCCCGCGCAGAGGAGCAGCTGCGGGACCCGCTGACCGGGCTGCCCAACCGGCAGTGGCTGCTGGAGCGGGCCTGGTCCGCCCTGGACGAGGCGGAACGCTCCGGGACCCGGGCCGCCCTCGTGCTCATCGACCTGGACCGCTTCCGGGCGGTCAACGACACCCTGGGGCACCTGGCGGGGGACCGGCTGCTGCTCCAGATCGCCGAACGGCTGCGCCAGGCGCTGCCCGAGGACGCCGAGGCGGCCCGGCTCGGCGGCGACGAGTTCGCCGTCCTGCTCCCCTTCGCCGACTCCACCACCAGCGCCCAGCGCATCGCCCGCCACCTGGTCGCGGAGCTCAGCTCCCCCCTCGACCTGGACGGCCTCACGCTCGTCCTGGAGGCCAGCGCGGGCCTCGCCGTCTTCCCCGACCACGCGCTCGACGCGGAGGGGCTGCTGCGGCGCGCGGACGTGGCGATGTACCAGGCGAAGCGCGACCGCACGGGCGTCGAGGTGTACGAGTCCAAGCGGGACAGCAACACGCCCGACCGCCTGGGCCTGCTCGGCGACCTCCGCAGGGCCCTCGACGCCGGGGAAGTGGAACTCCACTACCAGCCGAAGGTCCGTTTCGACGGCCAGGTCGCCGGGCTCGAAGCCCTGGTGCGCTGGGTGCACCCGGAACGCGGCAGGGTGTCCCCGGACGAGTTCATCGCGATCGCCGAGACCTCCGGGCTGATGCCGCACCTGACGGAGTACGTACTGGAGACGGCCCTCGCCCAGGTGGCGCGGTGGCGGGCCCAGGGCCTCAAGGTCCCGGTGGCGGTCAACGTGTCGCCGCGCGACGTCCACACCCCGGGCTTCGCGGGCGCGGTCGCCGCGCGGCTGGCCCGCCACGGGGTCCCGGCGAGCGGGCTGCAGCTGGAGATAACGGAACACGTCCTGCTGGAGGACCCCCAGCGGGCGGCCGACACCATGGCCGGACTCACCGGTCACGGCGTGAAGATGTCCCTGGACGACTTCGGCACCGGCTACTCCTCGCTCGTCCACCTGCGCCGCCTGCCGGTCAGCGAGCTGAAGATCGACCGGTCGTTCGTCGGCCGGCTGGCGGTCGACGCGCAGGACGCGGAGATCGTCCGCTGCACGGTGGACCTCGCGCACTCGCTGGGCCTGCTGGTCGTGGCGGAGGGCGTGGAGGACGACGAGACCTGGGAGCGGCTGCGGGACCTGGGCTGCGACGCCGTCCAGGGCTGGCTGGTCGCCGCCGCCATGCCGCCGCAGGAGGCCACCGCCTGGCTGCTGGCCCGCGGCGAGCGCGGCTGGCGCCGCCCGGCGGACATCACGGCGGAGCTCGCCGCCGCGGAGGCCGACGCGGTCTGA
- the gatC gene encoding Asp-tRNA(Asn)/Glu-tRNA(Gln) amidotransferase subunit GatC has product MPGITREEVVHLARLARLELSSNELDHFAGQLGDIIGAVARVSEVADQDVPPTSHPLPLTNVMRADEVRPSLTPEQALSGAPAQEQQRFKVPQILGED; this is encoded by the coding sequence ATGCCTGGCATTACGCGCGAGGAGGTCGTCCACCTCGCTCGGCTGGCGCGCCTTGAGCTGTCCAGCAACGAGCTGGATCACTTCGCCGGACAGCTCGGCGACATCATCGGCGCGGTCGCCCGCGTTTCCGAGGTCGCCGACCAAGACGTCCCGCCGACCTCCCACCCGCTGCCGCTGACCAACGTCATGCGCGCGGACGAGGTCCGTCCGTCGCTCACCCCCGAGCAGGCGCTCTCCGGTGCTCCCGCCCAGGAGCAGCAGCGTTTCAAGGTGCCGCAGATCCTGGGGGAGGACTAA
- the ligA gene encoding NAD-dependent DNA ligase LigA, whose translation MAAEQQDTAVPTAVRDQHALLAEQVEEHRFRYYVNDQPVVSDAEFDQLLRSLEALEEQYPELRTPDSPTQKVAGAYETDFASVEHRERMLSLDNAFDDEELAAWAERVARDVNTSDYHYLCELKVDGLAVNLTYENGRLTRAATRGDGRTGEDITPNVRTIAEIPDRLKGDRIPALVEIRGEVYFPMEKFEELNARLVEAEGKPFANPRNAAAGSLRQKDPKVTASRPLHMVVHGIGAREGFEIERQSQAYELLHEWGLPTAQHNKVVATLAEVRDFIRDFGVNRHSVEHEIDGVVVKLDEIALQGRLGSTARAPRWAIAWKYAPEEVNTKLIDIKVGVGRTGRVTPYAQVEPVKVAGSEVEFATLHNQEVVKAKGVLIGDTVVLRKAGDVIPEILGPVVDLRDGSEREFVMPAACPACGAELRPMKEGDIDVRCPNARSCPAQLRERVAYLAGRQSLDIENFGMVAAAALTGPLEPARPPLLDEGDLFGLTIEQLLPIKAYVLDPDSGLPKRDPKTGEEKIVTVFANQKGEPKKNALAMLEHIAAAKERPLARFINGLSIRHVGPVAAEALAREFRSIERIEQATEEELTATDGVGAIIAASLKEWFAVDWHQEILRKWREAGVRMEEEGSAEEEGPRPLEGLTVVVTGTLQSHTRDGAKEALQSRGAKVTGSVSKKTSFVVVGDNPGSKYDKAVQLKLAVLDDAGFAVLLEQGPDAAREVALPVDGEGEAQ comes from the coding sequence ATGGCAGCCGAACAGCAGGACACGGCGGTACCGACGGCGGTGCGTGATCAGCACGCGCTGCTGGCGGAGCAGGTCGAGGAGCACCGCTTCCGGTACTACGTGAACGACCAGCCGGTCGTCAGCGATGCCGAGTTCGACCAGCTGCTGCGCTCGCTGGAGGCACTGGAGGAGCAGTACCCGGAGCTGCGCACGCCCGACTCGCCCACCCAGAAGGTGGCCGGGGCGTACGAGACGGACTTCGCCTCCGTCGAGCACCGGGAGCGCATGCTCTCCCTCGACAACGCCTTCGACGACGAGGAACTGGCGGCCTGGGCCGAGCGGGTGGCCCGGGACGTGAACACCTCGGACTACCACTACCTGTGCGAGCTGAAGGTGGACGGCCTCGCCGTCAACCTCACCTACGAGAACGGCCGTCTCACCCGGGCGGCCACCCGCGGCGACGGCCGCACCGGTGAGGACATCACGCCCAACGTCCGCACCATCGCCGAGATCCCGGACCGCCTCAAGGGCGACCGGATCCCGGCCCTCGTCGAGATCCGCGGCGAGGTCTACTTCCCGATGGAGAAGTTCGAGGAGCTCAACGCCCGGCTGGTGGAGGCGGAGGGCAAGCCCTTCGCCAACCCGCGCAACGCGGCGGCCGGTTCGCTGCGGCAGAAGGACCCCAAGGTCACCGCGAGCCGCCCGCTGCACATGGTCGTGCACGGCATCGGCGCCCGCGAGGGCTTCGAGATCGAGCGCCAGTCGCAGGCGTACGAGCTGCTGCACGAATGGGGTCTGCCGACCGCGCAGCACAACAAGGTGGTCGCCACGCTCGCCGAGGTCCGTGATTTCATCAGGGACTTCGGGGTGAACCGGCACTCGGTGGAGCACGAGATCGACGGCGTGGTCGTCAAGCTCGACGAGATCGCCCTCCAGGGCCGGCTCGGCTCCACCGCACGCGCCCCGCGCTGGGCGATCGCCTGGAAGTACGCGCCCGAAGAGGTCAACACCAAGCTGATCGACATCAAGGTCGGTGTCGGCCGCACCGGCCGGGTGACCCCGTACGCGCAGGTCGAGCCGGTGAAGGTCGCCGGCTCCGAGGTCGAGTTCGCGACCCTGCACAACCAGGAGGTCGTCAAGGCCAAGGGCGTGCTCATCGGGGACACCGTCGTCCTGCGCAAGGCGGGCGACGTCATCCCCGAGATCCTCGGCCCCGTGGTGGACCTGCGCGACGGCAGCGAGCGGGAGTTCGTGATGCCGGCCGCCTGTCCCGCGTGCGGGGCGGAGCTGCGGCCCATGAAGGAGGGAGACATCGACGTCCGGTGCCCCAACGCCCGCAGCTGCCCTGCGCAGTTGCGCGAGCGGGTCGCCTACCTGGCCGGCCGGCAGTCCCTGGACATCGAGAACTTCGGCATGGTGGCGGCGGCCGCGCTGACCGGCCCGCTGGAGCCGGCCCGGCCGCCGCTGCTGGACGAGGGCGACCTCTTCGGCCTGACCATCGAGCAGCTGCTGCCCATCAAGGCGTACGTCCTCGACCCGGACAGCGGGCTGCCCAAGCGGGACCCGAAGACGGGCGAGGAGAAGATCGTCACGGTCTTCGCCAACCAGAAGGGCGAGCCGAAGAAGAACGCCCTGGCCATGCTGGAGCACATCGCCGCGGCCAAGGAGCGCCCGCTCGCCCGCTTCATCAACGGCCTGTCGATCCGTCACGTCGGGCCGGTCGCCGCCGAGGCGCTCGCCCGCGAGTTCCGCTCGATCGAGCGCATCGAGCAGGCCACCGAGGAGGAGCTGACCGCCACCGACGGCGTCGGCGCGATCATCGCCGCCTCGCTCAAGGAGTGGTTCGCCGTCGACTGGCACCAGGAGATCCTGCGCAAGTGGCGGGAGGCCGGCGTCCGGATGGAGGAGGAAGGTTCCGCCGAGGAGGAGGGGCCGCGGCCGCTGGAGGGGCTGACCGTCGTCGTCACCGGCACTTTGCAGAGCCACACGAGGGACGGCGCGAAGGAGGCCCTGCAGAGCCGCGGCGCCAAGGTCACCGGGTCCGTGTCGAAGAAGACCTCCTTCGTCGTGGTCGGGGACAACCCCGGCTCGAAGTACGACAAGGCCGTGCAGTTGAAGCTCGCCGTCCTCGACGACGCCGGGTTCGCCGTTCTGCTGGAGCAGGGGCCGGACGCGGCGCGGGAGGTCGCGCTCCCGGTCGACGGCGAGGGCGAAGCGCAGTAG
- the gatB gene encoding Asp-tRNA(Asn)/Glu-tRNA(Gln) amidotransferase subunit GatB, with the protein MTTFTELLSYEDALASYDPVMGLEVHVELGTKTKMFCGCSTELGAEPNSQTCPTCLGLPGSLPVVNAIGVESAIKIGLALNCEIAEWCRFARKNYFYPDMPKNFQTSQYDEPIAFNGFLDVQLEDGEIFRVEIERAHMEEDTGKSLHVGGATGRIHGASHSLLDYNRAGIPLIEIVTKPIEGAGERAPEVAKAYVAELREVIKALGVSEARMDKGQMRCDVNLSLRPTPESEFGTRSETKNVNSLRSVERAARFEIQRHAAVLSSGGSIVQETRHFHEEDGSTTAGRIKDNAEDYRYFPEPDLVPVAPARDWVEELRAGLPEMPRVRRNRLREEWDVSEHDMQSILNAGAVDSIVATIEAGADSAAARKWWMGELARNANEQGVVVDELPITPAQVARVAALVADGSLNDKLARKVLEGVLAGEGTPDEVVEKRGLKVVSDEGALGAAVDEAIAGNAAIADKIRGGKIAAVGALVGAVMKTTRGQADAARVKELILERLGVSE; encoded by the coding sequence GTGACCACCTTCACCGAACTGCTCTCGTACGAGGACGCTCTCGCCTCGTACGACCCCGTCATGGGCCTCGAGGTCCATGTCGAGCTCGGCACCAAGACCAAGATGTTCTGCGGCTGCTCCACCGAGCTGGGCGCGGAGCCCAACTCGCAGACCTGCCCGACCTGCCTCGGTCTGCCCGGCTCCCTGCCGGTCGTCAACGCGATCGGCGTCGAGTCGGCCATCAAGATCGGCCTCGCGCTGAACTGCGAGATCGCCGAGTGGTGCCGCTTCGCCCGGAAGAACTACTTCTATCCGGACATGCCGAAGAACTTCCAGACCTCCCAGTACGACGAGCCCATCGCCTTCAACGGCTTCCTGGACGTCCAGCTGGAGGACGGCGAGATCTTCCGTGTGGAGATCGAGCGCGCCCACATGGAGGAGGACACCGGTAAGTCGCTGCACGTCGGCGGCGCCACCGGCCGTATCCACGGCGCGTCCCACTCCCTGCTGGACTACAACCGCGCCGGCATCCCGCTCATCGAGATCGTCACCAAGCCCATCGAGGGCGCGGGCGAGCGGGCCCCCGAGGTCGCCAAGGCGTACGTCGCCGAGCTGCGCGAGGTCATCAAGGCACTCGGCGTCTCCGAGGCCCGCATGGACAAGGGCCAGATGCGCTGCGACGTGAACCTGTCGCTGCGCCCGACCCCCGAGTCCGAGTTCGGTACCCGCTCGGAGACCAAGAACGTCAACTCCCTGCGTTCCGTCGAGCGCGCGGCCCGCTTCGAGATCCAGCGCCACGCGGCGGTGCTCTCGTCGGGCGGCTCGATCGTGCAGGAGACCCGGCACTTCCACGAGGAGGACGGCTCCACCACGGCCGGCCGCATCAAGGACAACGCCGAGGACTACCGGTACTTCCCGGAGCCCGACCTGGTCCCCGTCGCCCCGGCCCGCGACTGGGTCGAGGAGCTGCGCGCCGGTCTGCCCGAGATGCCGCGCGTGCGCCGCAACCGGCTCCGCGAGGAGTGGGACGTCAGCGAGCACGACATGCAGTCGATCCTCAACGCGGGCGCGGTGGACTCCATCGTCGCCACGATCGAGGCCGGTGCCGACTCGGCCGCCGCGCGCAAGTGGTGGATGGGCGAGCTGGCCCGCAACGCCAACGAGCAGGGCGTCGTCGTCGACGAGCTGCCGATCACCCCGGCCCAGGTGGCCCGGGTCGCGGCCCTGGTCGCCGACGGCTCGCTCAACGACAAGCTGGCCCGCAAGGTCCTCGAAGGCGTCCTCGCCGGTGAGGGCACCCCGGACGAGGTCGTCGAGAAGCGCGGCCTGAAGGTCGTCTCGGACGAGGGCGCGCTCGGCGCGGCCGTGGACGAGGCCATCGCGGGCAACGCGGCCATCGCGGACAAGATCCGCGGCGGCAAGATCGCCGCTGTCGGCGCCCTGGTCGGAGCGGTCATGAAGACCACCCGCGGCCAGGCCGACGCGGCGCGGGTCAAGGAGCTCATCCTGGAGCGCCTGGGCGTCTCCGAGTAG
- a CDS encoding SDR family oxidoreductase, with product MATHLITGAGSGIGAAVAARLHARGDDLVLLARDAARGKQLVERFPGSRALVGDLADPDRLSWAFSKQALPERIDSLLHIAGIVDLGPVGELRPKTWHQQLNVNLIAPAEVTRLLLPTLRASRATVVFVNSGAGLTAHADWSAYAASKHGLKALADSLRGEERANGIRVTSVYPGRTASPMQAKVHSQEGKEYDPAAWIDPESVATTIVMAVDLPRDAEVNDLSVRPGR from the coding sequence ATGGCTACTCACTTGATCACCGGCGCCGGCTCCGGCATCGGCGCCGCCGTCGCGGCCCGCCTGCACGCCCGCGGCGACGACCTCGTCCTGCTCGCCCGTGACGCCGCCCGCGGCAAGCAGCTCGTCGAGCGTTTCCCCGGCTCGCGCGCGCTCGTCGGCGACCTCGCCGACCCCGACCGGCTGTCGTGGGCGTTCTCCAAGCAGGCCCTCCCGGAGCGGATCGACTCCCTGCTGCACATCGCCGGGATCGTCGACCTCGGACCGGTCGGTGAGCTCCGGCCCAAGACCTGGCACCAGCAGCTCAACGTGAACCTGATCGCCCCCGCCGAGGTCACCCGGCTGCTGCTGCCCACCCTGCGCGCCTCCAGGGCCACCGTCGTCTTCGTGAACTCCGGCGCCGGTCTGACCGCCCACGCCGACTGGAGCGCGTACGCCGCCTCCAAGCACGGCCTCAAGGCCCTCGCCGACTCGCTGCGCGGCGAGGAGCGGGCCAACGGCATCCGCGTCACCTCCGTCTACCCGGGCCGCACCGCCAGCCCCATGCAGGCCAAGGTGCACTCGCAGGAGGGCAAGGAGTACGACCCGGCCGCCTGGATCGACCCCGAGTCCGTCGCGACCACGATCGTCATGGCCGTCGACCTGCCCCGCGACGCCGAGGTCAACGACCTGAGCGTCCGGCCGGGCCGATGA
- the gatA gene encoding Asp-tRNA(Asn)/Glu-tRNA(Gln) amidotransferase subunit GatA, producing the protein MVDIIKLTAAETAEKIASGELTAVEVTEAHLARIDATDEKVNAFLHVDREGALAQARAVDAKREAGEKLGPLAGVPLALKDIFTTVGVPTTVGSKILEGWIPPYDATLTRKLKEADVVILGKTNMDEFAMGSSTENSAYGPTGNPWDLTRIPGGSGGGSAAALAAFQAPLAIGTDTGGSIRQPAAVTGTVGVKPTYGGVSRYGMVAFSSSLDQGGPCARTVLDAALLHEVIAGHDPLDSTSIDAPVPPVVEAARNGSVAGMRVGVVKQFAGEGYQAGVVQRFNESVELLKELGAEIVELDCPSFDLAMAAYYLIAPSECSSNLARFDAMRYGLRVGDDGTKSAEDVTALTREAGFGDEVKRRIILGTYALSSGYYDAYYGSAQKVRTLITQDFEKSFEQVDVIVSPTTPTTAFPIGERTDDPLAMYLADLCTIPTNLAGNSAMSLPCGLAPEDGLPVGLQIIAPAMKDDRLYKVGAAVEAAFVARWGHPLLEEAPSL; encoded by the coding sequence ATGGTCGACATCATCAAGCTCACGGCCGCCGAGACCGCCGAGAAGATCGCCTCCGGCGAGCTCACGGCCGTCGAGGTGACCGAGGCCCACCTGGCCCGCATCGACGCCACCGACGAGAAGGTCAACGCCTTCCTGCACGTGGACCGGGAGGGCGCGCTCGCCCAGGCCCGCGCCGTCGACGCCAAGCGCGAGGCCGGCGAGAAGCTCGGCCCGCTGGCCGGCGTACCCCTCGCCCTCAAGGACATCTTCACCACCGTCGGGGTCCCGACGACCGTCGGTTCGAAGATCCTCGAAGGCTGGATCCCGCCCTACGACGCCACCCTGACGCGCAAGCTGAAGGAAGCCGACGTCGTCATCCTCGGCAAGACCAACATGGACGAGTTCGCCATGGGGTCCTCCACCGAGAACAGCGCCTACGGCCCCACCGGCAACCCCTGGGACCTCACCCGGATCCCCGGCGGCTCCGGCGGCGGCTCCGCGGCGGCCCTCGCCGCCTTCCAGGCCCCGCTCGCGATCGGCACGGACACCGGCGGCTCCATCCGCCAGCCCGCCGCCGTCACGGGCACGGTCGGCGTGAAGCCCACGTACGGCGGTGTCTCCCGCTACGGCATGGTCGCCTTCTCCTCCTCCCTCGACCAGGGCGGGCCCTGCGCCCGTACGGTCCTGGACGCGGCGCTGCTGCACGAGGTGATCGCCGGGCACGACCCGCTCGACTCCACCTCCATCGACGCCCCGGTCCCGCCGGTCGTCGAGGCCGCCCGCAACGGCTCCGTCGCCGGCATGCGCGTCGGTGTGGTCAAGCAGTTCGCCGGTGAGGGCTACCAGGCCGGTGTCGTCCAGCGCTTCAACGAGTCGGTGGAGCTCCTCAAGGAGCTCGGCGCCGAGATCGTCGAGCTGGACTGCCCCTCCTTCGACCTCGCGATGGCCGCGTACTACCTGATCGCGCCGTCCGAGTGCTCCTCCAACCTGGCCCGCTTCGACGCCATGCGCTACGGCCTGCGCGTCGGCGACGACGGCACGAAGTCCGCCGAGGACGTCACCGCCCTGACCCGCGAAGCCGGCTTCGGCGACGAGGTCAAGCGCCGCATCATCCTCGGCACGTACGCGCTCAGCTCCGGCTACTACGACGCGTACTACGGCTCCGCCCAGAAGGTCCGCACGCTCATCACGCAGGACTTCGAGAAGTCCTTCGAGCAGGTCGACGTGATCGTCTCCCCGACGACCCCGACCACCGCCTTCCCCATCGGCGAGCGCACCGACGACCCGCTGGCCATGTACCTCGCGGACCTGTGCACCATCCCGACCAACCTGGCCGGCAACTCCGCCATGTCGCTCCCCTGCGGCCTGGCACCGGAGGACGGTCTCCCGGTCGGGCTCCAGATCATCGCCCCGGCGATGAAGGACGACCGGCTCTACAAGGTCGGTGCCGCCGTCGAGGCGGCCTTCGTCGCACGCTGGGGTCACCCGCTGCTTGAGGAGGCACCGTCCCTGTGA
- a CDS encoding methionine synthase → MSAGATGVGSLPGGDAREAAKTVTGSFEEFPYLAELPARGPGADMIGRSLGLLVDMYAHVEPSGWRISDRPGRDSKRARSWLGEDLDALEEFTQGYTGKLKVQAVGPWTLAAALELHGGEAMLQDPGACRDLAGSLAEGLREHLADVRKRIPGADVVLQLDEPSLTAVLLGRVRSASGYRTYRAVDRQVVEGALRDLFAVHDGEVVVHSCAPEVPFGLLRRAGATGVSFDFSLLTEREDDTIGEAVEGGTKLFAGVVPGTDAPLSDPGGSVMGVRKLWRRLGLAPGTLAESVVVTPSCGLAGASPAYARAVQAHCVRAARSLADNPE, encoded by the coding sequence ATGAGCGCCGGCGCCACCGGCGTCGGATCGCTGCCCGGCGGCGACGCCCGCGAGGCAGCGAAGACGGTCACCGGGTCCTTCGAGGAGTTCCCCTACCTCGCCGAGCTGCCCGCCCGCGGGCCCGGCGCGGACATGATCGGCCGGTCCCTCGGACTGCTCGTCGACATGTACGCCCACGTCGAGCCCAGCGGCTGGCGGATCAGCGACCGCCCGGGACGCGACTCGAAGCGGGCCCGGTCCTGGCTGGGGGAGGACCTCGACGCGCTGGAGGAGTTCACCCAGGGGTACACGGGGAAGCTCAAGGTCCAGGCCGTCGGACCGTGGACGCTGGCCGCCGCCCTGGAACTGCACGGCGGCGAGGCCATGCTCCAGGACCCGGGGGCCTGCCGGGACCTGGCCGGATCGCTGGCCGAAGGCCTGCGCGAGCACCTGGCCGACGTGCGCAAGCGGATCCCCGGCGCCGACGTCGTGCTGCAGCTCGACGAGCCCTCCCTGACGGCCGTACTGCTCGGCCGGGTCCGCTCGGCGAGCGGCTACCGCACCTACCGGGCCGTCGACCGGCAGGTGGTCGAGGGAGCGCTGCGCGACCTGTTCGCCGTCCACGACGGGGAGGTCGTCGTGCACTCCTGCGCCCCCGAGGTCCCCTTCGGCCTGCTCCGCAGGGCCGGTGCCACGGGGGTGTCGTTCGATTTCTCCCTGCTCACCGAGCGCGAGGACGACACCATCGGGGAGGCGGTCGAAGGCGGCACGAAACTCTTCGCCGGAGTGGTGCCCGGCACGGACGCCCCGTTGTCGGACCCGGGCGGTAGCGTCATGGGTGTCAGGAAGCTTTGGCGCAGGCTGGGGCTGGCCCCGGGGACTCTGGCGGAGTCCGTCGTGGTCACCCCGTCGTGCGGTCTGGCGGGCGCTTCGCCCGCCTACGCCCGCGCGGTGCAGGCGCATTGCGTCAGGGCGGCGAGGTCGCTCGCCGACAACCCTGAGTGA
- a CDS encoding DUF1330 domain-containing protein, which produces MTAYAIAHIRPETMNEDILTYIETIQSTMDPFGGRFLVHGKEAEVLEGPFPSTVVMIGFPDLETARAWYASDAYQAILPLRTDHIPGEVILVEGVPADYDATKTAAGLRAAAGL; this is translated from the coding sequence ATGACCGCGTACGCCATCGCCCACATACGCCCCGAGACGATGAACGAGGACATCCTCACCTACATCGAGACCATCCAGTCGACGATGGACCCCTTCGGCGGCCGCTTCCTCGTCCACGGCAAGGAGGCCGAGGTCCTGGAGGGCCCCTTCCCCAGCACGGTCGTCATGATCGGCTTCCCGGACCTCGAAACGGCCCGCGCCTGGTACGCCTCCGACGCCTACCAGGCCATCCTCCCGCTGCGCACGGACCACATCCCCGGCGAGGTCATCCTCGTCGAGGGAGTCCCGGCCGACTACGACGCCACGAAGACGGCCGCCGGCCTGCGCGCGGCGGCGGGGCTCTGA